The window ACATCATCAGGCCAGGTAGCGCTGCCGAACCCGTCGACCATCAGCCAGATTTTGACACCGCGCTCGCGCGCTGCAATCAGGGCCGCACGAACCTGGACTGCAGTCCAGTCATTGCCAAAGATATAAAAAAATAGTCGCAACGTCGATTGGGCTTCGCCGATCGTCTCAAGAAGAAGATCCAATCGATCCTGCCCGGAGATCGCAAGCCGAAGCTGGTGCCCGTCCACTTCCGCGTCAATCTGTTTGAATTGCGGAATGTTACCCATAGCCGCTTTTTGCGCGCGTCGGTGCCCCGATGGCAAGGGCATGCTGCTTTTCTTTGACTTCATCTGCGCCCCGAACTAGGGAGAGGGCATATTCCACACATCCAATTTATGAAGGGTGCTGCCCAATGGCACGCGTGACTGTTGAAGATTGCGTTGACAAGGTTCCAAACCGTTTTGACCTGGTGCTTGTTGCCGCACAGCGCGCCCGCCAGATTTCGGGCGGTGCTGAGCTTACGATCGATCGCGACCGGGACAAGAATCCTGTTGTTGCATTGCGTGAAATAGCAGAAGAAACCGTGGTTCCTGACGAACTTCAGGATGCAATCGTCACAAATCTGCAGCGCGTGCGCATTGATGATGACGATGTCATCGATGAGATGGGTTCATTGAGCCAGTCCGCTGAAGCTTTGAGGCTGACTGCAGCTGCTCCGCCGCGCAACCAGAATCTTGGTGGCGATTCGGACGGTTGAGGTCAGGCGACCGCGCGCAAGCGCGACGATCCGATTTCCTTGATGTCTTCCGCGTGCATCCAGCGCAGGTCGTGCAGCCCAAGTTCGCGCCCGTCGTGCGCGTGAATGGCAATCTTGGCGATGGGCTGACTATCCCGTTCGTCCACCAGCACGGGGTTTGAAATACACCCGGTTTCCCAACGTTCCCCCCACTGGCGAAGCGCGAGCATCGTTGGAAGCAGTTCCGCGCCCTTTTCGGTGAGGCGATATTCGATTTTTCGACGGTCATCAGGCAACGGCGTCCGCGCCAAGATGCCATGCTGGACAAGTTTACCCAAGCGATTCGCCAGGATGTTGCGCGCAATGCCCAAGGTCGATTGAAATTCCTCAAAATGATGAAGGCCGTTGAACGCACCGCGCAAAATAAGGAATGACCAGCGTTCGCCTATCGCCTCAAGCGCGGCGGGAAGGCCGCATTCCGCCAACTCCGCAAGGTTTTCCTTCAACATTCCCATATCACTCTCCAGCCAGGTCCCCCGGTCTTTCGACATTCATAACGCAAAAACCTACCAAAACCAACCTTTCGAAAAATATAAGTTTTAGGTTGCAACTTGCTACCTAATGCATTAAGTGGTGATTCGCAACTGATTAGAAAGGACCTCCCCCATGAACCGTATTGTTGCTTTTGCCGCCGCATTCACAACATCCGCCTTGCTGTTTCTGGCAACCACCACACCGGCGCTTGCTCAGGGCAGTGCCGGTTATACGCTCGTTCCTGTTGCCGCTCCCGCTTCCGGCCAAGCGCTCGTTTCAAGCGATGTCATTTGGAAGCGTGCGGGCGAAGGTTATGTTGCGCCCAAGGCTAACAGCCGCGCTGCCATTGTTTGCGCTCAGGCGGCAAAGAAGATTGGAAAAGTCGCAAGTTTCACCGCAGACGGCCAGTCATTCGATGAAGCTGCGCTCGCCAAGTGCAACGAAAAGGCAAAATAATCTCCCATACTGACCCTCCCACCCCGAACTTTGCCCTTCCTCCCCATCCCATCGGGGGAAGGGCATTTTTTTGTCGTCTCGATCAAAAACTCCTGTCAAAACCGAGCTTGCGGGGAACTCGCTCCTTCGGCAAAGCAATCGCTTCGTAATCGAGACATTTTTTGCGCATGACACTTCACGGCCCCACTTCGAACAGCTTCATTTCCCAGAGACTGAGACTGCACTATGTAGATTGGGGCAACAGCGAGGCTCCGCCCTTGTTGCTCGTGCATGGCGGCAGGGATCATTGCAGAAGCTGGGATTGGGCCGCAGAGCAACTGCGGGAAGACTGGCATGTCATCGCGCCGGATTTGCGCGGCCATGGTGACAGTCAATGGTCGCCGGACGGTAACTATGAAATGTCGTCGTTCGTCTACGATCTCGCGCAACTTATCCATCAACTGAACCTCGCTCCAGTAACGATTGTCGCCCATTCAATGGGCGGGAACATCGCTCTGCGTTATACGGGCCTCTATCCGGAAAATGTGCGCAGGCTTGTCGCGATCGAAGGCCTTGGTCACTCCCCTGCAGTGCAGGCAGAACGGGATGCAATTGGGATACAAAAGCGATTTCGGCAGTGGATTGAAGACAAGCGAAACGCTTCCGGGCGACTTCCGCGTCGTTATCAAACGCTCGATGCAGCGCTTGATCGGATGAAGGCTGAAAATACTTACCTGACCGATGAGCAGGCGCGGCACCTTACGATTCACGGGGCCAGTCGGAATGAGGACGGCACCTGGAGCTGGAAGTTCGACAATTATCTCAACATCTGGGCCGCCTTCGACATGCCCCGGGAAGATCTGCACGCCATCTGGAATTCAATCGCTTGCCCTGTTCTTATGCTCTACGGGGCAAACAGTTGGGCCTCCAACCCTGAAAAGGATGGCCGCATTTCACACTTCAAGAGTGCGCGCGTGGTTGAATATGAAAATGCCGGACATTGGCTCCATCACGATCAGTTCGATCGCTTTATCTCAGATTTGCGAGCGTTCCTTTAGCTCAACCATCGAATTCCATCACGCTAAAAGCTGGCTCGCGATGGCTTCAAGCTTGTCATCCGTCACGGCGAGGACATCACGAGCGTAGGCCTCAATACTTCCATGCTCGCGTTCGATAGTGGCAAATGCCGTGTCGAGATATTCCGGATGAACGGACATCAGAGTACGCACTGCATCGTCGCCCATGGCATGCCCGAAATTCGCGCGCACAGTCTCTGCGCCCGCAGCTATCCGGCGCTCCAAGTTTCCAGCCTTATTTGTGAGCAGATAGTCTGCCATGGCATCATCTTGATGAACACCTAGCAATCGATGAAGCAAACCGGCAGCCAGCCCAGTGCGATCTTTGCCGGCGAGGCAGTGCAGAAGCGTAGCTGACTTGCTAACCGCCAATGCACTAAAATAGAGCTGGAAGACTTCAATCAACCTCGGACGGAACGGCATGGAAGCATAAAGCCGCACCATCGCAGCATGGGCTTCTGAGGCATTCGTGACATCCCGTGCCGCTTCAACGTGCGGAGCATGCGCTGCGCCTGCAGTCTCTCCTTCCGCAAAAAGGACTTGGGCCGCAAAGTTCAAGGGCCGCACGCAAGGAAACTGAACCCTTTCGCTGTTTCCGCGCAGATCGATAATTGTCGCGATATTCAGCTGACTGATTATCTCAAGATCTTCCGGGGTCGCATCGACATGCTGGCCTGAACGGAAAAGCCGTCCAACTTTCAGCTTTGCGCCGTCTCTGGTAATATAGCCTCCGTAATCCCTGAAATTATGGACCCCCTCCAGGGTCAAGACTCGATCGCGCACTTGCCTTTTTGCTCCACTTGCTGTTCGCAAACTCCCTGATGTGCGAAACTCTTTGGCGTCAACTGAATTAGTGAAAAGGGGACCCTTGTTCGATGTATCCGTTGCTTTCAGGTTTACGTGTCATCGAGGCATCGTCATTCGTGGCGTCTCCGACTGCTGGTCTCTATCTCGCTCAAATGGGCGCTGAAGTCATCCGCATCGACCAGATTGGTGGCGGCCCCGATTTCAAGCGCTGGCCCAAGGCAGAAAATGGATCAAGCCTGTATTGGGAAAACCTGAACCGTGCCAAAAAGTCGGTTGCGTTAAATTTGGGAGCACCAGAGGGACGTGAATTGCTACAGTCTATTGTTGCAGCAACCGGCCAATTTGTGACAAATTTCCCCGTTGATGGCTTCCTTGCTCATGACGCGCTGTCTGCCAAACGGCCCGACCTCATTACGGTGCGGGTTATGGGTATGGCAGATGGTGGCCCGGCTTTGGACTACACAGTCAATTCAGCAGTCGGCTTTCCCTACCTGACGGGACCGGGCCCCGAGCCCGTCAATCATGTCTTGCCTGCGTGGGATTTGCTTACGGGCGCCTATGCAGCCTTTGCAATGCTGGCCGCGCTCCGCCACCGAGATGCGACTGGATCCGGCCAGGAAGTGCGCATTCCACTATCTGACGTAGCAATTGGTACCGTAGCCAATCTGGGCATGCTTGCGGAAATATTCAGTACCGGCGCCAATCGCGAACGCCTTGGCAATACGGTCTACGGAGCGTTCGGGCGTGACTTTGTGACAGCAGACAATGTTCGTCTCATGATCATGGCGATAACGCCTCGACAATGGACCGGGCTTGTCAAAGTACTAGGTATCTCAGGCGAAGTCGCTGTGATCGAATCTTCTCATGGAGTTTCATTTGCCAAGGACGAAGGGGTGCGGTTCCAGCACCGGGACGCTCTTTTTCCGCTGGTGGAATCGAAAGTTTCGGGCTGGATCTATGAAGATCTGAAGTCCGCGTTCGACGCCAATGGATGCTGTTATGGGCCGTATCAATCCATGAAGCAGGCTGTTCATGACCCCGTTTTGGTCGGCAATAACCCGATATTTGGTTCGGCTGAAAATCCGAGTGGCCTTGACTATCCAGCCGCCGGCACAATCGCATCCATCCCCCAGCTTCAGCGCCAATCCGCCCGGAGCGCGCCACTGCTTGGGCAGCACAGCGACGAAGTTCTGGCGGAGACCCTCGGACTTTCAAGCGGCGCTATTGGCGCACTTCACGACAAGGGAATCATTGCACGGGCATGACTCACGATTACACCCAGATCCGAGAGGAAGTCGCCAAACTCTGCCAGCAGTTCCCTGGAGACTATTGGCGCGCCAAGGACAAACTGCGCGCTTATCCTACTGAATTCGTCGATGCGCTTGGAAATGCGGGCTATCTCGCAGCTCTGATCCCCGAAAATTACGGAGGCGCAGGATTGCCGATTTCCGCCGCTGCAGCCATTCTTGAGGAAGTCCAGAAGCAAGGTTGTAACGGCGGCGCGTGCCACGCCCAGATGTATATCATGGGGACCTTGCTCCGCCATGGATCCGAAGCCCAGAAGGAAATTTATCTCCCCAAGATCGCAAGCGGAGAATTGCGACTGCAAGCCTTTGGCGTGACGGAGCCGACCAGCGGTACAGACACGCTATCCCTCAAAACCACAGCAAAGCCGAATGGCGATCACTATATCGTCAATGGTCAGAAGATCTGGACGAGCCGGGCAGAACATTCCGACCTGATGCTTCTCCTCGCGCGCACAACGCCACGTGAACACGTCTCGAAACGGACAGATGGGCTGTCGGTCTTCCTGGTCGACATGAAGGCTGCGGTTGGAAACGGGCTGACCATTCGCCCTATCGAAACGATGATGAACCATTCAACGACCGAAGTTTTTTTCGACCAGTTGGCAGTGCCTGCTGCCAACCTGATCGGCGAAGAAGGCCAAGGCTTCAAATATATATTGTCCGGGATGAATGCGGAACGCCTGCTGATTGCTGCAGAATGTATCGGCGACGCAAAATGGTTCATCGAAAAGGCCTCGGCCTATGCAAAAGAGCGTGTGCTTTTCAATCGCCCTATTGGTCAGAATCAGGGTGTCCAGTTCCCGATTGCTCGCGCCTATGCTCAAATGCGTGCGGCTGAATTGATGGTCAGCGAAGGACTTCGCAAATACGAGGCTGGGGAGCCTGTGGGTGAAGAAGCCAACATGGCCAAGATGCTTGCTGCCGAAGCAAGCTGGGCAGCGGGTGAAGCCTGTATCCAGACACACGGCGGTTTTGGCTTCGCAGCGGAATACGACATTGAGCGCAAGTTTCGGGAAACCAGGCTTTATCAGGTTGCGCCCATCTCAACGAACATGATCCTGTCTTTCATCGCAGAACATGTTCTTGGCCTGCCAAGGAGTTACTGATGCAGGACTGGATCGGACGGGAAATGACGCAAAATGATGTGTTGACGCCCGGCTTGCTGGCGCGCTTTCGGGCGACACTGGATAGCGCTGAAACGGGTGTGAAGGCAGAGCAAGGCATACACTGGTGCCTTTGCTTGCCTGAAGCGGCTACCGAGATGCTCGATAGCGATGGCCATCCGAAGCGGGGCGGGTTCCTTCCCCCGATTGCCTTGCCGCGCAGAATGTGGGCTTCAAGTGCAGTCGAGTTTCATGCGCCCATTCATGCTGGCGCGAATATCGAGCGGCACTCGACTATTGCCGCGATTGACGAAAAGCAGGGTGGAACCGGACCGCTCGTTTTCGTGACCATCGAGCATCGGACTCATGCGAATGGCATTTTGGCGGTCAGCGAACGTCAGACGATCGTTTATCGCGAAGCGACCAGCGCCGCGACAGCGCCCAGTGGCACAGGTTCGCCAGAGCTGGGAGCTTGGCAATGGCACCGCGCCTTGACGCCGTCGCGACCACTCTTGTTCCGCTATTCGGCGCTGACCTTTAACAGCCACCGCATACATTACGATCTTCCCTATGCCGTTGACGTGGAGGGCTACCGCGGGTTGGTCGTCCATGGTCCGCTCACGGCCACATTGTTGCTGGATCTGGTCGGACGCGAAATTGGCCACAACCGACTGAAGCAATTTTCCTTTCGCGGTCAGTCGCCTGCCTTTGCAGGAGAGGTTCTGCATCTGGTCGCCACGCAGGAAGACAATGCGATCACACTCGCTGCCTTGGGCTCTGACGGTCGCGTAGTCATGTCGGCACAAGGGAAAGGGGCTTAGCGCAAGTCCAATCAGGAAACAGGTGCGCCCTCGGTTACGGACTTCCACATCGTCGCGTCGTGCCCGAACATGATTCGTGTGCCCTTGGCTCTGAGCTGGGCCAATCGGTCGAGTGTTGCCAACCCTGCTTCCTTGTCGAACGTGAAACCCGGCAATACGCGTTCATTGAGGTTGCGTTCCGTGTAGCAACAATCCGCCGCAAGCAGGATCTCGCCGCCGGCCAGCCGGACAATTGCGCTTTGATGGCCGGGCGTGTGACCGTAAGTCGGAACGATCATGACCGTTCCATCACCAAACAGATCAAGTTCGCCATCGATCGCCTTGATGCTGTGCCCCGTGTCAAAGTCGACCTTGTTGTAAACCCAAGGATCTTCGCATGCTTGTGCCGCAGCCCATTCCTTGGACTGGACAATCACTGTCGCATTGGGGACGAACATCATGCCGCCGCAATGATCATTGTGGAGGTGGGACGCGATGATCCAGTTTATGCTGGACGGGTCGACATCAATGGCACGAAGGCGTGCGGCTATGTCCATTCCTTCGAATAGTTCCAGCCCGAACTTGTCATGAGGCAGACGTGCTTCGATGGCCCGCCGATTGCGCTCACCCAGGCCTGTGTCAAAAAGTGCCCTGCCCTTGGGATGATCGATCAGATAAGCCGGCACAGGGGAGCGGACAAAGCTCTGGTCCTCCAGGCCTTCAATGAAGAAGCCCGCCTTGCATTGGAACCATCCGCAATTGAAAGCGTAAAGAGAGATGCTCATGCAGCGGCCTCATAATCTGTCACGTCTGAATCGAGTGCCATGTGCGGCTCAGGCTGAACGCCCAAACTGTTGCGCAGCATCGCACGATCGGGTTCATCAATCAGCGGAGTGATACGTGGAGCCTTCAGCCGCATCCTCAATCCCCTTAGTTTCAAATTCATCTTGCGAAGAGCTTTGCAACCTTAGTGTCGCCTGCCATGGATGAAAAGCAAGACAACGCAGCGAATGTCGGGGCAAGTATTGACGATAGATGACGATCTTGAGCCGATAGGCACGGATACCGGGCTCGATCGACTGATTCCCGATGATCGCGCGAATGAACGCTTTGTGAGGAGCAATCTCGGACGAAACTATTTTGCGAATTTTTCGCACGGCATGTTCGGGATGACCGGCTTTCGTTTGATTTACGCCCCGACGTTCGTGCCCGCATATCTTTTTGCATTGACCGGATCGACCGTCATGGTCGGACTGTCGCAGGCGCTTCAGCAGGTGGGTGCAGTCCTGTCTCCCCTCCTGAGCGCCAGTGAGATCGAAGACAAACGCCGGATATTGCCTAACGCGATGCGCAACGGAACCATGATGCGCATTCAGCTTCTGGGTCTTGCACTTTCGGGCTGGTTTCTCTCGGGCATCTGGCTGGTGCTCGCCACGATGGGGTTCCTTTTCCTTCTCGGCTATTATTCCGGCGCGCAGCGTGTTTCGTTCCAGATGCTGATGGCAAAAGTGATCCCGATCGAAAAGCGGGGACGGCTTCAAGGCTATCGCAATCTCGCCGGAGGCGCGATTGCAGCAGCACTCTCATGGTGGGCCGGCAGTATCCTGATCCAAAAGAATATCCTCGGGAACGGATATGCGACGACCTTCATGCTCAGCTTCATCCTGACCAGTGTCGGCCTTACAATGCTGGCCCTGTTTATAAGGGAACCCGACAACCATCGCCCACGGGCGCCAATGCGGCTGCGGGATCGCATGCGGGAATTGCCGCTGCTTTTGGCTGAAAGGAGCTATCGGAACTTCCTCATCGCGCAATTATTGACAACCGGCGGACGGATCGCGATGCCCTTTTGCATACTCCATGCTGGAGATGTCATGCATCTCGATGGGAAGTCACTCGGACTCTTTTCATTGGCGTTCCTGGGCGCAGAAACACTGTCCAACCTTGTCTGGGGGGCGCTTGGCGATCGCAAGGGATTCCGACTGGTTTATATTCTGGCCAACGTCATCTGGCTCGTGGGATTCGTCCTGATGCTGGTCGCGCGCGATCATACTGGCTTCGTGTTGGGGTTTGTCGCGCTTGGCGCAGCCATGTGCGGCTATTCGCTCAGCCAGCAGACACTGGTGCTCGAATTCGGGGCGCGCGAAGATACGCCCATGCGGCTTGCGCTTTCGACAACCGCCGAAACATCAGTTGCGGCCATCGGACCATTTATTGGCGGAATTATAGCGGCTGCCTTCGGCTTTGTTCCGCTCATTTGGGTCTCCATCAGCTTGTTGGCTGCCGCGCTTTTGGTCATGCTGCTTGGCGTCCGGGAGCCGCGCTTCGAAAACAGTCCCTTTTGACGTTGAAGGTCCGGATCTGAATATGGCTAATTGGATTCGCCCGGCCAGCGCGCAGGGCGTTTTTCAAGAAACGCTGAGATCCCCTCACGTGCGTCGTCCAATTGTAGATTGGCAAGTGCTTCCGATTGCGCAAATCGATAGGCTTCCGGAACAGGCATTTCAGCCTGGGCGCGAAAGCTTTTTTTGCCTAGCCGCAGCACTCGGCCGGACTTCGAGGCTATTTCTGTTGCCAGCGCGTCAACTGCCTCTTCGAGATCGTCGGGATCGTGGACAGCATTGATCAGTCCGATTTGCAGCGCATGGGCTGCGGGAAATAGTCTTCCGGTCGCAAGCATCATCATTGCCTGCTTCCGACCAACGGCACGGGTCAATTGAATTTGGGGCGTATGGCACCAGAACCCTATATTGATGCCGGGGACAGCGAAACGGGCAACTGAAGAAGCCAAGGCTAGGTCGCAAGCTGCTACGAGTTCGCACCCAGCAGCCGTTGCAACACCTTCGACGAGAGCAATGACAATCTGCGGCTGATCCATGATGTCCTGCATCAGTCCAGCAAGCCCCGCAAAGTCACGCGCGAGAAAGTCCTGATCCTCCTGACCCGAGAATTCATTGAGATCATGGCCGGCGCAGAATATTCTCCCCCCTGCCCCAGACAGGATGATGACCTTAATATCCTCGCGGGCAGCAAGGGCAGCAAACTTTGCACGCAGTTCGGAGACAAGATCCAGTGAAAGGCTGTTGCCCGCTGTCGGCCGGTTAAGCACCAAACGGGCAACGGGGCCGACGTTTGAGTCTAGCACAAGCATTCAGGCGCTTTCCAATTCTGCCTGCATGATCTTGCGCATTTCGAATTTCTGCGCCTTGCCCGTTACAGTCATGACGAAGCTATCAACTACTCGGACATGGCGAGGCACCTTGTAATGCGCAATCCTGCCTTTGCAGTGCACGATCACATCTTCCGCCGATACAGTAACGCCCGGTTTTGAAATAACCCAAGCGCAGACTTCCTCGCCATATTTTTCATCGGGAACGCCAAAGACCTGCGCATCGGCCACATGCGGATGCGAAAGGAGAAATTCTTCGATTTCGCGCGGATAGATGTTCTCTCCGCCTCGGATGATCATGTCCTTGATGCGGCCGGTAATACGCACATAGCCCTTTTCGTCCATGGTCGCGAGGTCGCCGGAATGCATCCACCCGTCAGCATCGATTGCTTCGGCCGTCTTTTCAGGATCATCCCAATAACCGAGCATCACCGCATAGCCTCGGGAACAATATTCGCCTTGTTCACCGATCTGGACCGTGGACCCTGCAGAATTGACGATCTTCGCCTCGGCATGGGGATGGACACGCCCTACGGTCGACACACGTTCGTCCAACGGATCGCCGGTAGCTGTCTGGGTGGTCAATGGGCTCGTTTCCGTCATGCCGTAGCCAATTGTTACCTCCCGCATATTGAGACGATCAATAACTTCTCGCATCGTCGCAATCGGGCAAGGCGATCCGGCCATGATTCCGGTTCTGAGCGTAGAGACGTCATAATCCGCAAGATCGGGTTGGTTGAGGATCGTGATGAACATCGTCGGCACTCCATAAAGTGCCGTGCAGCTTTCTGTCTGAACGGCCTCAAGCACCAGCCGCGGATCATAGGCTTCGCCGGGATAAATCATCGCCGCGCCGGTCGTCAGTGCCGCCAGATTACCAAGGACCATGCCAAAACAATGATAAAGTGGCACTGGAATGCAGATGCGGTCTTCTGGGCCAAGCTTGATCATGTGCCCGGTCTGTAGCCCGTTGTTCAGTATATTGCGGTGTGTGAGAGTCGCTCCCTTGGGAAAGCCTGTGGTGCCGCTTGTAAACTGGATGTTGATGGCGTCATTTCGATCGAGCATTGAAGCAATAGCGGTTAAAGCCGCTCGGTCTGGTGCAATGCCGAGGTCGCTCCATCGCAAAAAGCCATCGTGCTGTTCAGAACCCAGCGAGATCATGATGCGCAAGTGCGGAAGCTTTTCGGGCCCTAGTTCCCGCAACATTGCGATGTAGTCGCTGGTCTTGAAGCGCGGCGCGGTGACAAGAACGCTGCAACCTACCTTGTTCAGTGCATATTCGACTTCGGAGACCCGATAGGCAGGATTGATCGTAACCAAAATTGCGCCAATCTTCGCCGTTGCAAACTGAATAACGGTCCATTCGGCACAATTAGGCGCCCAAATTCCGACCCGGTCGCCCTTCCTTACGCCAAGGGCAAGTAAACCGGTCGCAATCCGGTTTACTTCACCATCAAGCTCTGCCCATGACCACCTGATCTTTTGATGCAAGGACCCCAGAGCCAGATTGGCAGGCCAGTGCTTCGCCGCAAGCTCTAACGCCTCGCCAATCGTGTATTCGAGCAACGGCGGCTCGACCGGGCCTTTTGAATAGCTGAGCCGCTGGTTCATCGCGCTTCGTTGATAACCTGGATTTGCGTGAATTCATGCAGCCCCTCTTCAGCGAATTCTACACCAATGCCTGATTGCTTGGCTCCGCCGAAAGGAATGTTCGGTCCGAAATCGAGATGCTTGTTGATCCAGACGGTCCCGGATTCCATCTCGCATGCAAGATTATATGCCTTGTCGCGATCGTTGGACCACACAGAGCCGCCAAGCCCCCACGGCGACGCATTCGCGCGCTCCAGTGCGTCCTCGGCATCGGTGAACCGGATAACGGGTAGTATCGGTCCGAACTGCTCTTCATCAACAATCCTGGTCCCATCCTTAACATCGCGCACGATCGTCGGTCGAATGAAATAACCAGGGCGATCCATGACCTCGCCTCCGGCAATTATGTTACCGTTTGCGCGTGCGTCTTCAAGGAAACCCTTCACCTTTTCGTACTGCATCTTGTTCTGAAGCGGTCCAATCTGGGCTCCTTGCTTCAGCCCGTCATCGACAATTGCAGCATCAGCAAGTTTTGCCAGTTCGTCACACAATTCATCATAGATCGAGTCATGCGCATAGACACGTTTGACCGCGAGACAAACTTGCCCAGCATTCATCGTTGCGCCGCCAAAGATGCCTGGCGCCACGACTTTGGGATCAACATCGCCCAAGACGATCGCCGCGTCATTGCCGCCAAGCTCAAGCGTGATGCGCTTGATCGTCGATGCGGCGCTTGCCATGACCTTTTTGCCGGTCTCGGTGGAGCCCGTGAAGCTGATCTTTGCAATGTCCGGGTGACTGGTGAGAGCTGCACCAAGGTCATTCTGATCTGTCACAATATTCACGACGCCAGCCGGGAAAATTTCGGCGCACAGTTCGCCCAGACGCAACGTTGTGAGTGGGGTCGTCGGTGCAGGCTTGATGACGATTGTGTTCCCCGCAAGCAAGGCAACGGGAGCCTTGAAGGCGACGATCAAAACCGGGAAGTTCCACGGGATGATGCAACCAACGACGCCAAGGGGCTTCCGCCGCATTTCAACCCGACGATTATCATTGTCCTCGATCAAGCGGCCTTCAAGGTCGAGCGACGCAAGATAGCGCAGGAAAGCGGAAGTGTAGGCGATCTCTGCCGTAGACTCGCTGAGGGGCTTTCCCTGTTCCTGAGTCAACAGGCGCGCGAATTCGTCAAGACGGGCCTCGATCGCATCGGCAAG of the Aquisediminimonas profunda genome contains:
- a CDS encoding tyrosine-protein phosphatase, translating into MRDRVLTLEGVHNFRDYGGYITRDGAKLKVGRLFRSGQHVDATPEDLEIISQLNIATIIDLRGNSERVQFPCVRPLNFAAQVLFAEGETAGAAHAPHVEAARDVTNASEAHAAMVRLYASMPFRPRLIEVFQLYFSALAVSKSATLLHCLAGKDRTGLAAGLLHRLLGVHQDDAMADYLLTNKAGNLERRIAAGAETVRANFGHAMGDDAVRTLMSVHPEYLDTAFATIEREHGSIEAYARDVLAVTDDKLEAIASQLLA
- a CDS encoding CC_3452 family protein codes for the protein MNRIVAFAAAFTTSALLFLATTTPALAQGSAGYTLVPVAAPASGQALVSSDVIWKRAGEGYVAPKANSRAAIVCAQAAKKIGKVASFTADGQSFDEAALAKCNEKAK
- a CDS encoding N-acyl homoserine lactonase family protein encodes the protein MSISLYAFNCGWFQCKAGFFIEGLEDQSFVRSPVPAYLIDHPKGRALFDTGLGERNRRAIEARLPHDKFGLELFEGMDIAARLRAIDVDPSSINWIIASHLHNDHCGGMMFVPNATVIVQSKEWAAAQACEDPWVYNKVDFDTGHSIKAIDGELDLFGDGTVMIVPTYGHTPGHQSAIVRLAGGEILLAADCCYTERNLNERVLPGFTFDKEAGLATLDRLAQLRAKGTRIMFGHDATMWKSVTEGAPVS
- a CDS encoding FAS1-like dehydratase domain-containing protein, translating into MQDWIGREMTQNDVLTPGLLARFRATLDSAETGVKAEQGIHWCLCLPEAATEMLDSDGHPKRGGFLPPIALPRRMWASSAVEFHAPIHAGANIERHSTIAAIDEKQGGTGPLVFVTIEHRTHANGILAVSERQTIVYREATSAATAPSGTGSPELGAWQWHRALTPSRPLLFRYSALTFNSHRIHYDLPYAVDVEGYRGLVVHGPLTATLLLDLVGREIGHNRLKQFSFRGQSPAFAGEVLHLVATQEDNAITLAALGSDGRVVMSAQGKGA
- a CDS encoding CoA transferase, encoding MYPLLSGLRVIEASSFVASPTAGLYLAQMGAEVIRIDQIGGGPDFKRWPKAENGSSLYWENLNRAKKSVALNLGAPEGRELLQSIVAATGQFVTNFPVDGFLAHDALSAKRPDLITVRVMGMADGGPALDYTVNSAVGFPYLTGPGPEPVNHVLPAWDLLTGAYAAFAMLAALRHRDATGSGQEVRIPLSDVAIGTVANLGMLAEIFSTGANRERLGNTVYGAFGRDFVTADNVRLMIMAITPRQWTGLVKVLGISGEVAVIESSHGVSFAKDEGVRFQHRDALFPLVESKVSGWIYEDLKSAFDANGCCYGPYQSMKQAVHDPVLVGNNPIFGSAENPSGLDYPAAGTIASIPQLQRQSARSAPLLGQHSDEVLAETLGLSSGAIGALHDKGIIARA
- a CDS encoding winged helix-turn-helix transcriptional regulator, with translation MGMLKENLAELAECGLPAALEAIGERWSFLILRGAFNGLHHFEEFQSTLGIARNILANRLGKLVQHGILARTPLPDDRRKIEYRLTEKGAELLPTMLALRQWGERWETGCISNPVLVDERDSQPIAKIAIHAHDGRELGLHDLRWMHAEDIKEIGSSRLRAVA
- a CDS encoding alpha/beta fold hydrolase, producing MTLHGPTSNSFISQRLRLHYVDWGNSEAPPLLLVHGGRDHCRSWDWAAEQLREDWHVIAPDLRGHGDSQWSPDGNYEMSSFVYDLAQLIHQLNLAPVTIVAHSMGGNIALRYTGLYPENVRRLVAIEGLGHSPAVQAERDAIGIQKRFRQWIEDKRNASGRLPRRYQTLDAALDRMKAENTYLTDEQARHLTIHGASRNEDGTWSWKFDNYLNIWAAFDMPREDLHAIWNSIACPVLMLYGANSWASNPEKDGRISHFKSARVVEYENAGHWLHHDQFDRFISDLRAFL
- the rpoZ gene encoding DNA-directed RNA polymerase subunit omega — its product is MARVTVEDCVDKVPNRFDLVLVAAQRARQISGGAELTIDRDRDKNPVVALREIAEETVVPDELQDAIVTNLQRVRIDDDDVIDEMGSLSQSAEALRLTAAAPPRNQNLGGDSDG
- a CDS encoding MFS transporter, whose product is MKSKTTQRMSGQVLTIDDDLEPIGTDTGLDRLIPDDRANERFVRSNLGRNYFANFSHGMFGMTGFRLIYAPTFVPAYLFALTGSTVMVGLSQALQQVGAVLSPLLSASEIEDKRRILPNAMRNGTMMRIQLLGLALSGWFLSGIWLVLATMGFLFLLGYYSGAQRVSFQMLMAKVIPIEKRGRLQGYRNLAGGAIAAALSWWAGSILIQKNILGNGYATTFMLSFILTSVGLTMLALFIREPDNHRPRAPMRLRDRMRELPLLLAERSYRNFLIAQLLTTGGRIAMPFCILHAGDVMHLDGKSLGLFSLAFLGAETLSNLVWGALGDRKGFRLVYILANVIWLVGFVLMLVARDHTGFVLGFVALGAAMCGYSLSQQTLVLEFGAREDTPMRLALSTTAETSVAAIGPFIGGIIAAAFGFVPLIWVSISLLAAALLVMLLGVREPRFENSPF
- a CDS encoding acyl-CoA dehydrogenase family protein, with the translated sequence MTHDYTQIREEVAKLCQQFPGDYWRAKDKLRAYPTEFVDALGNAGYLAALIPENYGGAGLPISAAAAILEEVQKQGCNGGACHAQMYIMGTLLRHGSEAQKEIYLPKIASGELRLQAFGVTEPTSGTDTLSLKTTAKPNGDHYIVNGQKIWTSRAEHSDLMLLLARTTPREHVSKRTDGLSVFLVDMKAAVGNGLTIRPIETMMNHSTTEVFFDQLAVPAANLIGEEGQGFKYILSGMNAERLLIAAECIGDAKWFIEKASAYAKERVLFNRPIGQNQGVQFPIARAYAQMRAAELMVSEGLRKYEAGEPVGEEANMAKMLAAEASWAAGEACIQTHGGFGFAAEYDIERKFRETRLYQVAPISTNMILSFIAEHVLGLPRSY